From Glycine max cultivar Williams 82 chromosome 11, Glycine_max_v4.0, whole genome shotgun sequence, the proteins below share one genomic window:
- the LOC100815191 gene encoding pentatricopeptide repeat-containing protein At3g18110, chloroplastic: MSVPVPVSVSVSGSGLLSFPSIQRPHSNPPPKHAALPSTSPEPDTDTNSSSEPNTVKPVKFIYTRASPSIRWPHLKLSQTYPSTQPHFPQNDIFPSKTPPSESPEEESPKPVVNDDDDDEAQEALGRRSKTRVKKMNKLALKRDKNWRERVKYLTDTILALKSEEFVAGVLEERRVQMTPTDFCFVVKWVGQQNWQRALELYECLNLRHWYAPNARMVATILGVLGKANQEALAVEIFARAESSVGDTVQVYNAMMGVYARNGRFSKVKELLDLMRERGCVPDLVSFNTLINARMKSGAMEPNLALQLLNEVRRSGIRPDIITYNTLISACSRESNLEEAVAVFSDMESHRCQPDLWTYNAMISVYGRCARARKAEELFKELESKGFFPDAVTYNSLLYAFSREGNTEKVRDICEEMVKRGFGQDEMTYNTIIHMYGKQGRHDQAMQIYRDMKSSGRNPDAVTYTVLIDSLGKASKVEEAANVMSEMLDAGVKPTLHTYSALICAYAKAGKREEAEETFNCMRRSGIKPDRLAYSVMLDFFLRFNEMKKAMGLYHEMIREGFTPDNGLYEVMMHALVRENMWDVVDRIIRDMEELSGMNPQVISSVLVKGGCYDHAAKMLKVAISNGYELDHEIFLSIMSSYSSSARYSEACELLEFSREHAPNDIQMITEALIIILCKAKKLDAALEEYRSKGELGQFRSCTMYESLIQECIQNELFDVASQIFSDMRFNGVESSECLYQGMVSVYCRMDLPETAHHLLYHAEKNGIILDNDISVYIDIVETYGKLKIWQKAESLVGSLRQRCSKMDRKVWNALIHAYAFSGCYERARAIFNTMMRDGPSPTVDSVNGLLQALIVDRRLNELYVVIQELQDMGLKISKSSILLTLEAFAQAGNLFEVQKIYNGMKAAGYFPTMHVYRIMLRLLCKCKRVRDVETMLCEMEEAGFQPDLQICNSILKLYLGIEDFKSMGIIYQKIQDASLKPDEETYNTLIIMYCRDRRPEEGFSLMNKMRSLGLEPKLDTYRSLITAFNKQRMYEQAEELFEELRSNGYKLDRAFYHLMMKTYRTSGDHRKAENLLAIMKESGIEPTISTMHLLMVSYGKSGQPEEAENVLKNLRTTGVVLDTLPYSSVIDAYLKKGDFKAGIEKLTEMKEAGIEPDHRIWTCFIRAATLSEGTNEAIVLLNALQDAGFDLPIRLLKEKSESLVSEVDQCLERLEPVEDNAAFNLVNALVDLLWAFELRATASWVFQLAIKRSIYRHDIFRVADKDWGADFRKLSAGSALVGLTLWLDHMQDASLQGYPESPKSVVLITGTAEYNMVSLDSTLKACLWEMGSPFLPCKTRQGILVAKAHSLRMWLKDSPFCLDLELKDAPSLPELNSMRLIEGCFIRRGLVPAFKEITEKLEIVSPKKFSKLALLPDDQRSKTIQAYKEGRKEKLEKSKKVVDPKRLKKIRMIRKLKRRKYFREQAIPNAIGKQKTFKPLGAERAP, from the exons ATGTCTGTCCCTGTCCCTGTCTCTGTCTCTGTCTCTGGTTCAGGGTTACTTAGTTTTCCTTCAATTCAGCGACCACATTCCAACCCTCCACCCAAACACGCCGCACTTCCTTCCACTTCCCCTGAACCCGACACTGATACTAATTCCTCTTCAGAACCCAACACCGTTAAACCCGTCAAGTTCATCTACACCAGAGCATCGCCTTCAATAAGATGGCCCCACCTCAAACTCTCCCAAACCTACCCTTCCACGCAACCCCACTTTCCCCAAAACGACATTTTCCCCTCCAAAACTCCACCTTCCGAGTCCCCAGAAGAAGAATCCCCAAAACCTGTTGTaaacgacgacgacgacgacgaagCCCAAGAAGCCTTAGGGAGACGCAGCAAGACAAgggttaaaaaaatgaacaaattggCACTGAAAAGGGACAAGAATTGGAGGGAAAGAGTGAAGTACTTAACGGACACCATTCTGGCGTTGAAGTCGGAGGAGTTCGTGGCGGGTGTGTTGGAAGAACGCAGAGTTCAGATGACACCTACCGATTTCTGCTTTGTGGTCAAATGGGTGGGTCAACAAAACTGGCAACGCGCGCTTGAACTCTACGAGTGCTTGAATTTGCGGCACTGGTATGCACCCAATGCCAGAATGGTTGCAACCATCTTGGGTGTGTTGGGAAAGGCCAATCAAGAAGCACTTGCTGTTGAAATCTTCGCCAGGGCTGAGTCAAGTGTAGGGGACACGGTTCAAGTCTACAATGCCATGATGGGTGTGTATGCCCGCAATGGTCGCTTCAGTAAGGTAAAGGAGCTGCTTGATTTAATGCGTGAGAGAGGGTGTGTGCCTGACCTTGTCAGTTTCAATACTTTGATTAATGCAAGGATGAAGAGTGGCGCAATGGAGCCTAATTTGGCTCTTCAGCTGTTGAATGAAGTGAGGAGGTCCGGGATTAGGCCGGATATAATAACTTACAATACCCTTATAAGTGCTTGCTCTAGGGAATCCAATTTGGAGGAGGCAGTTGCGGTTTTCAGTGATATGGAGTCTCACCGGTGTCAGCCGGACCTGTGGACTTACAATGCTATGATTTCAGTGTATGGTAGATGTGCGCGTGCTAGGAAAGCCGAGGAGCTGTTTAAAGAATTGGAGTCTAAAGGGTTTTTTCCTGATGCTGTGACTTATAATTCTCTCTTGTATGCTTTTTCTAGAGAAGGGAACACGGAAAAAGTAAGGGATATTTGTGAAGAGATGGTGAAAAGGGGGTTTGGCCAGGATGAGATGACATACAACACTATCATACACATGTATGGGAAGCAAGGCCGGCATGATCAGGCAATGCAGATTTATAGAGACATGAAGTCTTCTGGTAGGAATCCTGATGCGGTTACGTATACTGTTTTGATAGATTCACTTGGAAAAGCAAGTAAGGTTGAGGAAGCTGCAAATGTGATGTCGGAAATGCTGGATGCAGGAGTCAAGCCCACTTTGCACACGTATAGTGCTTTGATTTGTGCTTATGCAAAGGCTGGAAAGCGAGAAGAGGCTGAAGAGACATTTAATTGCATGCGTAGATCAGGGATCAAACCTGATCGTCTGGCGTACTCAGTTATGTTGGATTTCTTTCTGAGATTCAATGAGATGAAAAAGGCTATGGGGTTGTATCATGAAATGATTCGTGAAGGTTTCACGCCAGATAATGGTCTCTATGAGGTCATGATGCATGCACTTGTGAGGGAAAACATGTGGGATGTTGTTGACAGAATTATTAGAGATATGGAAGAACTGAGTGGTATGAATCCACAAGTTATTTCGTCGGTTCTTGTTAAGGGGGGATGTTATGATCATGCTGCTAAAATGTTGAAAGTTGCCATCAGCAATGGCTATGAATTGgatcatgaaatttttttatcgatCATGAGTTCTTATAGCTCATCTGCTAGATATTCAGAAGCATGTGAACTTCTTGAATTCTCGAGAGAACATGCTCCAAatgatattcaaatgatcacaGAAGCACTCATCATTATACTTTGTAAGGCTAAAAAGTTAGATGCAGCCTTGGAGGAATACAGAAGTAAAGGAGAACTTGGTCAATTTAGAAGTTGTACAATGTATGAATCTCTTATTCAGGAATGTATACAGAATGAACTCTTCGATGTAGCTTCTCAGATTTTCTCTGACATGAGATTCAATGGTGTTGAGTCATCTGAATGTCTGTACCAAGGTATGGTGTCAGTCTACTGTAGAATGGACTTACCTGAGACAGCCCACCATTTGTTGTATCATGCAGAGAAAAATGGTATTATTCTTGATAATGATATATCTGTTTACATTGATATCGTTGAAACATATGGGAAGTTAAAGATATGGCAAAAGGCAGAAAGCTTAGTGGGGAGTCTCAGGCAAAGATGTTCAAAAATGGATAGGAAGGTGTGGAATGCTCTAATACATGCTTATGCATTCAGTGGTTGTTACGAACGAGCTAGAGCTATTTTTAACACAATGATGAGAGATGGCCCTTCTCCAACTGTAGATTCCGTAAATGGTCTATTACAGGCTTTAATTGTTGACAGGAGACTGAATGAGCTTTATGTTGTAATCCAGGAATTGCAAGACATGGGATTAAAGATTAGTAAAAGTTCTATTCTTTTGACGCTTGAAGCATTTGCTCAGGCAGGGAACTTATTTGAGGTACAGAAAATATACAATGGAATGAAAGCTGCTGGTTATTTTCCTACCATGCATGTTTACAGAATTATGCTTAGATTGCTGTGTAAATGCAAAAGAGTAAGGGATGTAGAAACAATGTTATGTGAGATGGAAGAGGCAGGATTTCAGCCCGATCTTCAAATTTGCAATTCTatacttaaattatatttaggtATTGAAGATTTTAAAAGCATGGGTATCATTTACCAGAAGATTCAAGATGCTAGTCTTAAACCAGATGAAGAAACatataatacattaattataatGTACTGCAGAGACCGTAGACCGGAAGAAGGTTTTTCATTGATGAATAAAATGAGAAGCCTTGGTCTGGAGCCTAAGCTGGACACATACAGAAGCTTGATCACAGCATTTAATAAGCAACGCATGTACGAACAGGCTGAGGAACTTTTTGAAGAGCTTAGATCAAATGGTTATAAACTGGACCGtgctttttatcatttaatgatGAAAACGTATAGAACTTCTGGGGATCATCGGAAAGCTGAAAATCTACTGGCCATAATGAAAGAATCAGGGATAGAGCCCACTATTTCCACCATGCATTTGCTTATGGTTTCTTACGGTAAATCTGGGCAGCCTGAGGAAGCCGAGAATGTCCTTAAAAACTTGAGAACAACTGGAGTGGTTCTGGATACATTACCTTATAGCTCTGTTATTGATGCGTATCTCAAAAAAGGAGATTTTAAAGCTGGAATTGAAAAACTCACAGAGATGAAGGAAGCAGGCATAGAACCAGACCATCGAATATGGACATGCTTTATCAGAGCTGCAACCTTGTCTGAGGGAACAAATGAAGCCATTGTTCTTTTAAATGCACTCCAAGATGCTGGATTTGATCTACCGATCAG gcttctaaaagaaaaatctgAGTCACTAGTTTCAGAAGTTGACCAATGTCTGGAGAGACTGGAACCTGTGGAAGACAATGCAGCCTTTAACCTTGTCAATGCTTTGGTGGATCTCTTGTGGGCATTTGAACTCCGGGCTACTGCATCATGGGTTTTCCAATTAGCAATCAAAAGAAGCATTTATCGCCATGATATTTTTAG AGTTGCTGATAAGGACTGGGGGGCTGATTTTAGAAAACTATCTGCTGGTTCAGCTCTTGTTGGTCTTACGTTATGGCTTGACCACATGCAG GATGCCTCCTTGCAGGGTTATCCAGAGTCACCAAAATCAGTTGTACTTATAACGGGAACAGCAGAGTATAACATGGTATCTCTTGACAGCACATTGAAGGCATGCCTTTGGGAAATGGGATCGCCTTTTCTTCCTTGTAAGACACGACAAGGCATCCTTGTGGCCAAGGCTCACTCTCTCAGGATGTGGCTAAAAGACTCCCCATTTTGCTTGGATCTGGAGTTAAAAGATGCTCCTAGTCTCCCCGAGTTAAATTCGATGCGGCTTATAGAAGGGTGCTTCATAAGGCGTGGCCTTGTTCCAGCATTCAAGGAAATTACTGAGAAACTTGAGATAGTGAGTCCCAAGAAATTTTCCAAATTGGCTTTATTACCAGATGATCAGAGAAGTAAAACCATTCAAGCTTATAAGGAGGGAAGGAAAGAGAAATTGgaaaaaagcaagaaagttgTTGACCCCAAACGGCTGAAGAAGATCAGGATGATCAGGAAGCTCAAGAGAAGGAAGTATTTTCGGGAACAGGCCATTCCAAATGCAATTGGGAAACAGAAGACTTTCAAACCACTTGGTGCCGAACGAGCACCGTAA
- the LOC100791084 gene encoding Succinate dehydrogenase assembly factor 1, mitochondrial has product MGSSKVQRLSGMQKQVLSLYRGFLRAARSKSEEERCKIESIISQEFRRNAEDVDRKNFLYIEYLLRRGNKQLDQLKNPGTTGLSSLQLHYSHPSSKG; this is encoded by the coding sequence ATGGGAAGCTCCAAAGTTCAAAGGCTTTCCGGGATGCAAAAGCAAGTACTTAGCCTATACAGAGGGTTTCTGCGTGCAGCACGTTCCAAATCGGAGGAAGAACGGTGCAAGATAGAGTCAATTATATCGCAAGAGTTTCGGCGTAATGCGGAGGATGTAGATCGCAAAAATTTTCTCTACATTGAGTACTTACTTCGCCGTGGCAACAAACAACTTGATCAGCTTAAAAACCCTGGTACTACAGGGTTATCTTCGTTGCAACTTCATTactctcacccttcaagtaaggGTTAA